A region of the Flavobacteriaceae bacterium MAR_2010_188 genome:
AATGGGTTAATTAGTTGGCTCAAGAGGAAATCTCACGCTTTCCAAAGGGCATTTATTTAAAATTAGAATTATAAAGGTTGTTCCCGCTTTAACGGGAAAAAAGGTTTATCGTAATAAAACTCTAGAATTACAGTCGCCGTTTCCTAAAAATCGGCATCAAAACTAAACTTATCCTTCTCCTCTTCTTTGTTTAGTACACCTGCTTTTTGGTATTCCGAAACACGTTTCTCAAAGAAATTCGTTTTACCCTGCAAAGAAATCATATCCATAAAGTCAAACGGATTTGCAGTGTTGTATTCCTTATCACAATTAAGTTCACTCAATAGTCTGTCTGTAACAAACTCTAGATATTGGGACATCAGGACCGCATTCATACCAATTAAACTAGCCGGTAGCGATTCTGTAATAAATTCTCTTTCTATTTCTAGCGCATCTACAAGTATTTCGCGAATTCTTTCTTTGGAAACCTTGTTGTTAAGATGATTGTTATGAAGGTGCACCGCAAAATCGCAATGAACTCCTTCATCCCTAGAGATTAACTCATTAGAAAAAGTTAGGCCTGGCATAAGGCCACGCTTTTTAAGCCAAAAAATAGAGCAAAATGCACCAGAGAAGAAAATGCCCTCTACGGCTGCAAATGCAATCAGTCTTTCGGCAAAACTTGGAGATTCGATCCACTTTAACGCCCAATCTGCTTTTTTCTTGATAGCAGGAAAATTGTCTAGAGCGTTAAAAAGCATATCTTTTTCTTTCTCATCCTTTACGTAGGTGTCGATTAAGAGAGAATAGGTTTCACTATGGATGTTCTCCATCATAATTTGAAATCCATAAAAGAATTTGGCTTCGCTGTATTGAACTTCATTTACAAAGTTCTCGGCTAAGTTTTCGTTTACGATTCCGTCACTGGCGGCAAAAAAGGCTAATATATGTTTTATGAAATAACGTTCGTCATCGTTAAGTTTTCCTGACCAATCTGTCATGTCTTGGTGCAGATCAATTTCTTCTGCAGTCCAAAAGCTCGCCTCAGATTTCTTGTACCATTCCCAAATATCATGATGCTGAATCGGAAAAATCACGAATCGATCTTTATTATGTTGTAAAATGGGTTCTTCGTTATGAGACATTTGTGTTGTAAATTTTAAAAAAATTGGACAAAAATTCTGAGGTGACTTGGGTCTAACAAATATTCAAAAATGTGATCGATTTTTAAAGTTAATTGGGTAAACGTTGTTAACAAGTTTTTAACACAGTCCATTAACCCAATAGATACGGGCTAAACTATCAATATTCTGTTAATGCCTTATAGAATAGGGATTTAACGAATAATGGGGTAATTATTAATGTAGGTTTTAAACTACATGAAACGATGTAGATGTACGTTATGACTCGATATTCACGGGACTATATCAAACAAAAAGAGAGCTTCATAAATGAGCTCCCTTTTTTCCCGATAATTAATAATCTAACTAATAAATCTATTAAGAAAGGTAAAACAATAAAACTTGCTAACTTCTGATAGATTTCGACTGAAAAAGCGACTCCCCACAAATCACCTTAACGTCATAATTAAATATAAATATCCAAAATATACTTTCCATAACATAGAGTGCATGTATAGCTGGTATATAAAGATGTATAGTTAGCAAGCATAAGTTTTAATTTTACTTCATTAAAAATCCTTTTACACATAAAATACTGCAATACATACATTGCAGCTTAATTTCAAATTTGATTATTGCTATCTTTGGTTATGATCAAAGCAGTTATTGTAGACGACGAATCGAAAGCTATTCAAAGTTTGTCCTGGGAACTGGGAAATTTTAGTGATGATATTAAAATCATTAAGACATTTACAAATCCCGAGGAAGCGATAATTTATCTTAATAAAAATCAACCAGACTGTCTTTTCTTAGATATACAGATGCCGACCATGGACGGCTTTTCTTTCTTAGACAAATTGAAAAATAAGGAATTTGCGATTGTAATTACCACGGCCTATAATGAATATGCGATTAAAGCGCTTAAGCATGATGCGATTGATTACTTGGTAAAACCCATCGATTCTGACGATCTACAAGAAACTATAGAAAAAATTAAGAAGTTTAGGAAACGAAATAACCAGCATACGGAAATTGAAGAACTTTTGCTGGGCTTTAATGCACAACTGGTGCAAAAAAAAATCATCATCAATACCGACGGAAAATTACTTTTCTTGTTACCTGATGAAATTACTTATGTAGAATCCGACGGTAACTATAGCACCATTCATCTAGAAAATAATCAGAAATTGGTAATCACTAAAAAACTAAAAGAAGTAGATAAGGTACTTCCGACAAATTCATTTTTTAGGATTCACAATTCTTTTATCGTTAATCTCAACAAAATCAAAGAGTACATAAAGACCGACGGATATGTGGTCCTACAAAACAACCAAAAGATACCGGTTGCCAGACAAAGAAAATCAGATTTTCTCGAAAAATTATAAATGACTGTACTTGGTAAAATATCATCGACTTTAAAAGGGCTTCTAGCTATTTCTTTGGTTTTG
Encoded here:
- a CDS encoding ribonucleoside-diphosphate reductase beta chain, with product MSHNEEPILQHNKDRFVIFPIQHHDIWEWYKKSEASFWTAEEIDLHQDMTDWSGKLNDDERYFIKHILAFFAASDGIVNENLAENFVNEVQYSEAKFFYGFQIMMENIHSETYSLLIDTYVKDEKEKDMLFNALDNFPAIKKKADWALKWIESPSFAERLIAFAAVEGIFFSGAFCSIFWLKKRGLMPGLTFSNELISRDEGVHCDFAVHLHNNHLNNKVSKERIREILVDALEIEREFITESLPASLIGMNAVLMSQYLEFVTDRLLSELNCDKEYNTANPFDFMDMISLQGKTNFFEKRVSEYQKAGVLNKEEEKDKFSFDADF
- a CDS encoding two component transcriptional regulator, LytTR family, which encodes MIKAVIVDDESKAIQSLSWELGNFSDDIKIIKTFTNPEEAIIYLNKNQPDCLFLDIQMPTMDGFSFLDKLKNKEFAIVITTAYNEYAIKALKHDAIDYLVKPIDSDDLQETIEKIKKFRKRNNQHTEIEELLLGFNAQLVQKKIIINTDGKLLFLLPDEITYVESDGNYSTIHLENNQKLVITKKLKEVDKVLPTNSFFRIHNSFIVNLNKIKEYIKTDGYVVLQNNQKIPVARQRKSDFLEKL